The Halanaerobium praevalens DSM 2228 genome contains a region encoding:
- a CDS encoding DUF169 domain-containing protein gives MKQNFGYSELIARVNSVLELKRNIVGVKFIFNKEEFEKYGGADSKKKRSYCRMVKEAADGQKITADFDNFSCFAGARALGIVELDEAYKSGAYYDGCGLYQDSATARAATDAIEICEHDLYGVQVKPLKDFKQRPDIIIIITNSFNAMRLIQAYSHQYGPYKEFKMLGNQAICSECTAQPYKNDNISFSLLCAGARKSGFKQEEVGLGIKSEKFEAIVAGLCATVTPVENNQNKKLIAKKLQINKIKDVKLTYNKNYGDQLRHYDLDLFLR, from the coding sequence ATGAAACAAAACTTTGGTTATTCAGAGTTAATAGCAAGAGTAAATTCTGTATTAGAGCTTAAGCGAAATATAGTTGGAGTAAAATTTATTTTTAATAAAGAAGAATTTGAAAAATATGGTGGAGCAGATTCTAAGAAAAAAAGATCTTATTGCAGAATGGTAAAAGAAGCAGCAGATGGACAAAAAATTACCGCTGATTTTGATAATTTTTCTTGTTTTGCAGGAGCTAGAGCTTTGGGAATTGTAGAATTAGATGAAGCCTATAAATCAGGGGCATATTATGATGGCTGTGGTTTATATCAAGATTCGGCTACTGCTAGAGCAGCTACAGATGCCATAGAAATTTGTGAGCATGATCTTTATGGAGTTCAGGTTAAACCCTTAAAAGATTTTAAACAGCGCCCAGATATTATAATCATAATCACTAATTCATTTAATGCAATGAGATTAATTCAAGCTTATAGTCATCAATATGGACCATATAAAGAGTTTAAAATGCTGGGTAATCAAGCAATCTGTTCTGAATGTACTGCTCAACCTTATAAAAATGATAATATTAGTTTTTCTCTTCTTTGTGCAGGGGCCAGAAAAAGTGGTTTTAAACAAGAAGAGGTAGGTCTTGGTATCAAATCTGAAAAATTTGAAGCTATAGTAGCTGGACTTTGTGCAACAGTTACTCCTGTTGAAAATAATCAAAACAAAAAATTGATTGCAAAAAAGTTGCAAATAAATAAAATTAAGGATGTTAAATTAACTTATAATAAAAATTATGGAGATCAATTAAGACATTATGATTTAGATTTATTTTTAAGATAG
- a CDS encoding double-cubane-cluster-containing anaerobic reductase, which produces MKNIEEILAGLDGELKGHGPIAMKDMVEKKGKNVVGTYCVFTPYEVIRAADAVPVTLCSTSNDTIDEAEKDLPRNLCPLIKSSYGFAITDKCPYFHFADLIVGETTCDGKKKMYEYLDEVTPVHVMQLPQSAKRQSDFDFWKKEVLVLKETLEEKFETEITEERLAQEIEIKNEERNTLKEFYQLAKLNPSPIYGTEIFKVLNISNYTFDKEIANKRTKAVTADILERYNQGEKRISESAPRILVTGCPMGKATLKVIEAIENNGGSVVCLENCTGLKPNEETVDPTKSPIDAIAEKYLNTPCSCMSPNDNRVDLINRLVSEYEVDGVVDMVLQACHTYNVETKRIKDELKGSNTAYINIETDYSQSDTGQLETRLTAFLEML; this is translated from the coding sequence ATGAAAAATATCGAAGAAATTTTAGCTGGTTTAGACGGAGAACTTAAAGGACATGGTCCGATAGCAATGAAAGATATGGTAGAAAAAAAAGGGAAAAATGTTGTAGGTACATATTGTGTTTTTACTCCTTATGAAGTAATTAGAGCTGCTGATGCAGTACCTGTAACTTTATGTAGTACTAGCAATGATACTATTGATGAAGCTGAAAAAGATTTACCAAGAAATTTATGTCCTTTAATTAAATCAAGTTATGGTTTTGCTATTACGGATAAATGTCCCTATTTTCATTTTGCCGATCTGATTGTTGGAGAAACAACCTGTGATGGTAAAAAGAAAATGTATGAATATTTAGATGAGGTAACTCCAGTTCATGTAATGCAATTACCTCAATCAGCAAAAAGGCAGTCAGATTTCGATTTTTGGAAAAAGGAAGTATTAGTTTTAAAAGAAACTTTAGAAGAAAAATTTGAAACTGAAATTACTGAAGAGCGGCTGGCTCAAGAAATAGAAATTAAAAATGAAGAAAGAAATACCTTGAAAGAATTTTATCAGTTAGCAAAACTAAATCCTTCCCCAATTTATGGAACGGAAATTTTCAAAGTTTTAAATATTTCTAATTATACTTTTGATAAGGAAATTGCTAACAAAAGAACTAAAGCAGTTACAGCAGATATTTTAGAAAGATATAATCAAGGTGAAAAAAGAATTAGTGAATCTGCACCTCGAATTTTAGTTACTGGTTGTCCAATGGGTAAGGCTACCTTAAAAGTGATTGAAGCAATTGAAAATAATGGCGGTTCTGTAGTTTGTTTAGAAAACTGTACTGGTTTAAAACCAAATGAAGAAACTGTAGACCCTACTAAAAGTCCAATTGATGCTATTGCAGAAAAATATTTAAATACACCTTGTTCTTGTATGAGTCCTAATGACAATCGAGTTGATTTAATTAATAGATTAGTCTCAGAATATGAAGTTGATGGTGTAGTAGATATGGTTTTACAGGCTTGTCATACTTATAATGTTGAAACAAAAAGAATAAAAGATGAGCTGAAAGGATCAAATACTGCTTATATTAATATTGAAACTGATTATTCTCAGTCAGATACAGGTCAATTAGAAACTCGTTTAACTGCATTTTTAGAA